In Chryseobacterium lactis, a single genomic region encodes these proteins:
- a CDS encoding deoxyuridine 5'-triphosphate nucleotidohydrolase, with translation MEYSKEFKAALSAFSNTEKDKLIFRLLKKDKLLSKKLYFELIDPETTDDKRNAMETLVEEKVILASKYIGNAKYFLTIIRKLSAEITEHIKITTDKFGEASLNLLLVNKILDYNNDLSKQRFDNVYKLYIYIINKVFRSLVLIKKLDEDYWMEFDDLLRETQEKILENHYLQKLCINNGLDFNWLESEKIPADIELIMKDIKSQGFLR, from the coding sequence ATGGAGTATTCAAAAGAATTTAAAGCAGCATTGAGTGCTTTTTCAAATACAGAAAAGGATAAACTTATTTTCAGACTTCTGAAAAAGGATAAACTATTATCTAAGAAACTCTATTTTGAACTGATCGATCCTGAAACTACGGACGATAAAAGAAACGCCATGGAAACTCTGGTGGAAGAAAAAGTAATTCTGGCATCAAAGTATATCGGAAATGCTAAATATTTTCTGACAATCATCAGAAAGCTCAGTGCAGAAATTACAGAACATATCAAAATAACCACAGATAAATTCGGAGAGGCTTCCCTGAACTTGTTATTGGTTAACAAAATTCTGGATTATAATAATGACCTGAGCAAACAGAGATTTGACAATGTGTACAAACTTTATATCTATATCATCAATAAAGTATTCAGGTCTTTAGTCTTGATTAAAAAACTGGATGAAGACTACTGGATGGAGTTTGATGACCTTTTAAGGGAAACTCAGGAAAAGATATTAGAAAACCATTATCTGCAAAAGCTCTGCATTAACAATGGGCTTGATTTCAACTGGCTTGAAAGTGAAAAAATACCAGCAGACATTGAGTTGATTATGAAAGATATTAAATCTCAGGGGTTTCTAAGGTAA
- a CDS encoding DUF1648 domain-containing protein has product MKLTGILLTVNTLLLIAIWIFTGIKYADLPDIIPTHFDFQGKIDGQSGKAMIWALPCIATFISVLFVGISRDPDSPLLNVPKSFRNKDTLELYMFSMQFSLMILFLDIIIESVRIAEGKQLELSNAVFFILGLLFMIIGIGLVKSIQERIAKKSND; this is encoded by the coding sequence TTAACTGTAAACACTCTTTTGCTTATTGCAATATGGATTTTTACGGGAATAAAATATGCTGATTTACCTGATATCATTCCTACTCATTTTGACTTTCAGGGCAAGATAGACGGACAATCCGGGAAAGCAATGATTTGGGCTTTACCATGCATTGCTACCTTTATTTCTGTTCTTTTTGTCGGAATATCCAGAGATCCTGATTCCCCGTTGCTGAATGTCCCTAAAAGTTTTCGTAATAAAGATACTTTAGAACTGTATATGTTCTCTATGCAATTTTCACTGATGATTTTATTCCTAGATATTATTATTGAAAGTGTAAGGATTGCAGAAGGAAAGCAGCTTGAACTTAGCAATGCCGTATTCTTTATTTTAGGATTGCTTTTTATGATTATTGGGATAGGGCTTGTAAAATCAATTCAAGAAAGAATCGCAAAAAAATCTAATGATTAA
- a CDS encoding 3-deoxy-D-manno-octulosonic acid transferase — translation MKFLYNIFVNLLIFGMKIFSLFNNKTKKGVEGRKESLQKVKAGFSKTDKVIWMHAASLGEYEQGLPVLEKLKEKLPGHKILVTFFSPSGYENVVKKKHIADVICYLPFDRKRTVKDFISEFNVELFFTVKYDYWYNLLAELKNRNAKIYVISALFYERQSFFTSYGKWFVKQLQKDVDWFFHQTQFSLALAKSVGLLQSSVTGDTRFDRVKQLRERDNHVNYITDFIGDNTAIVFGSSWQSEEKIAEMISLKNNTVKIIMAPHDLKRVVYLKNIFPDAVLYSEIQHDPPLNFNFQVLIIDSIGLLSKLYSYADVAVVGGGFHDAGLHNILEAATFGIPVVFGNHYRKNPEADELISAEGGKSFEEEYEAAEFVLFLTNKDNKEELDAMSQNAAKFVDEKPNSTELIIRKILP, via the coding sequence TTGAAATTTCTTTACAATATATTTGTCAATCTGCTGATCTTCGGAATGAAGATTTTTTCATTATTTAATAATAAGACTAAAAAAGGCGTTGAAGGAAGAAAAGAATCTTTACAAAAGGTTAAAGCCGGATTCTCTAAAACTGATAAGGTCATTTGGATGCACGCTGCAAGTCTCGGCGAATATGAACAGGGGTTGCCTGTATTAGAAAAGCTAAAAGAAAAATTGCCGGGTCATAAAATTCTCGTGACTTTCTTCTCTCCTTCAGGATATGAAAACGTTGTCAAAAAGAAACACATCGCGGATGTAATCTGTTATTTGCCTTTTGATAGAAAAAGAACCGTAAAAGATTTTATATCAGAGTTTAATGTTGAACTATTTTTTACGGTGAAGTATGACTATTGGTATAATCTATTGGCAGAACTTAAAAATAGAAATGCGAAAATTTATGTGATTTCTGCTTTGTTTTATGAAAGACAATCTTTCTTTACTTCTTATGGGAAATGGTTTGTAAAGCAGCTTCAAAAAGATGTAGACTGGTTTTTTCATCAGACTCAGTTTTCCCTTGCTTTGGCTAAAAGCGTCGGTCTATTACAATCTTCTGTAACGGGAGATACGAGATTTGACAGGGTGAAACAACTTAGAGAAAGGGATAATCATGTGAATTACATTACCGATTTTATTGGAGATAATACAGCTATTGTCTTTGGAAGTTCATGGCAGTCGGAAGAGAAGATTGCTGAAATGATCTCCCTGAAAAATAATACCGTGAAAATAATCATGGCACCTCATGATTTAAAAAGAGTAGTGTATTTGAAAAATATATTTCCAGATGCGGTATTGTATAGTGAAATACAACACGATCCACCTCTAAATTTCAACTTTCAGGTATTAATTATAGATAGTATCGGCTTATTGTCAAAACTGTATTCCTATGCAGATGTAGCAGTTGTGGGAGGCGGGTTTCATGATGCCGGTTTACATAACATTCTGGAGGCTGCGACCTTTGGTATTCCGGTTGTTTTCGGAAATCATTACCGAAAGAATCCTGAAGCAGATGAGCTTATTTCTGCGGAAGGAGGGAAATCTTTTGAAGAGGAATATGAAGCTGCGGAATTCGTTCTGTTCCTTACCAACAAGGACAACAAAGAAGAGCTGGATGCAATGTCTCAGAATGCCGCAAAATTTGTTGATGAGAAGCCCAATTCTACAGAACTTATAATCCGGAAGATTTTACCTTAG
- a CDS encoding glycosyltransferase family 2 protein produces the protein MKDLVSIITPCYNSAEFIEETIQSVLNQTYSNWEWLITDDLSKDNTVEMIRKYNDPRIKLQVLEKNGGAGNARNNSLERAQGRYIAFLDSDDFWYPEYLETMTDYMQEHNAELVYCNYSRCDENLQPILKDFMADTIVTFSNLLKTCRLAPVSTMYDTRRVGKFLFPVKSKREDHVMWLNLLKVIPEGMPINKTMAKYRMRENSVSRKKKNIIKDQYLVYKDFMGFSTVKSLYYTANWALNGFMKYSKIFN, from the coding sequence ATGAAAGACCTTGTCTCCATCATCACGCCCTGTTATAACTCTGCAGAATTTATCGAGGAAACGATACAGTCGGTTCTTAATCAAACCTATTCCAATTGGGAATGGCTGATTACGGATGATCTTTCTAAAGATAATACGGTAGAAATGATCAGGAAATATAATGATCCCAGAATAAAACTACAGGTTTTGGAAAAGAACGGCGGTGCGGGAAATGCGAGAAACAATAGTCTGGAGCGGGCACAGGGAAGATATATTGCTTTTCTTGATTCTGATGATTTCTGGTACCCGGAATATCTTGAAACCATGACGGATTATATGCAGGAACACAATGCTGAACTTGTCTATTGCAATTATTCCAGATGTGATGAGAATCTACAACCCATCCTCAAAGATTTCATGGCAGATACCATAGTAACTTTTTCAAATTTGCTAAAGACCTGCAGGCTTGCCCCGGTTTCTACTATGTATGACACCAGAAGAGTTGGAAAATTTTTGTTCCCGGTAAAAAGCAAACGGGAAGACCATGTTATGTGGCTGAATCTTTTAAAAGTAATTCCTGAAGGAATGCCTATTAATAAGACCATGGCCAAATACAGAATGCGTGAAAACAGTGTTTCCAGAAAGAAGAAAAACATTATTAAAGATCAGTATCTTGTGTATAAGGATTTCATGGGATTTTCTACTGTAAAATCTTTGTATTATACCGCGAACTGGGCACTAAACGGATTTATGAAATATTCAAAAATTTTCAACTAA